The Streptomyces sp. NL15-2K genome contains a region encoding:
- a CDS encoding TetR/AcrR family transcriptional regulator yields the protein MRGEGQRARRGRARDHSKDQAVLEATIKVLASEGLAGLSMDRVAAVSGVSKVTVYTRWASKDAMIGAALAYLRVGHVPEGTGCVRDDLVAHLRAMRQQYYESGGMALLGNCLADEPSSGELLARIRESTLLPRRSHFAEVLRAGVERGELRADTDVERATSLVVGSLYADHVAGRPMGPDWEESVVDDLLRGLRA from the coding sequence GTGAGAGGCGAAGGCCAGCGGGCGCGACGAGGTCGAGCGCGCGATCACTCCAAGGATCAAGCTGTCCTCGAGGCGACGATCAAAGTGCTGGCGTCCGAGGGTCTTGCCGGGCTGTCGATGGATCGCGTCGCCGCCGTTTCAGGTGTCTCCAAGGTCACTGTCTACACGCGTTGGGCCAGCAAGGACGCAATGATCGGCGCGGCGCTGGCGTACCTCCGAGTCGGCCATGTTCCGGAGGGCACTGGGTGTGTTCGGGACGACCTGGTAGCGCACTTGCGCGCCATGCGCCAGCAGTACTACGAAAGCGGTGGTATGGCGCTCCTGGGCAACTGCCTGGCTGACGAGCCGAGTTCGGGAGAGCTGCTCGCCCGAATCCGGGAGAGCACGCTGCTGCCGCGCCGCTCTCATTTCGCCGAGGTGCTCCGGGCCGGTGTCGAGCGGGGCGAGCTGCGAGCGGATACCGATGTCGAACGGGCAACGAGCCTCGTGGTCGGATCCCTGTACGCGGATCACGTCGCGGGCCGGCCGATGGGCCCGGACTGGGAGGAATCGGTGGTGGACGATCTCCTCCGAGGGCTGAGGGCGTAG
- a CDS encoding methylenetetrahydrofolate reductase: MIADHSIEITGKDVAALGEVAAHFNPGTAVNVTYLGNESLSVRIEACRAARGHGFRPVPHLAARRITGEAELRQFLSALREVGANEEVFVIGGDPAEPHGPYGDALALIRTGLLQEYGVRHVGITGYPEGHPHIDDSALWDALEHKIAAATEQSMQVSVTTQFGFNSETVIQWIELVRGRGITVPIRVGVPGPASIQRLLGYARRFGVKSSAGIVGKYGISLTRLVGSAGPDRFIDSLAGRLTPDHGPVLVHFYTFGHPAATAAWVSARKERIR; this comes from the coding sequence GTGATCGCAGACCATTCCATCGAAATCACGGGCAAGGACGTGGCCGCCCTGGGAGAGGTCGCCGCACACTTCAACCCGGGAACAGCCGTCAACGTCACCTATCTCGGCAACGAGTCGCTCTCGGTCCGCATCGAGGCGTGCCGTGCGGCTCGGGGACACGGATTCCGTCCAGTTCCCCACCTCGCGGCTCGGCGCATCACCGGCGAGGCCGAGCTGCGCCAGTTCCTGAGCGCGCTGCGTGAGGTCGGAGCCAACGAGGAGGTGTTCGTGATCGGCGGCGATCCCGCGGAGCCACATGGCCCGTATGGCGACGCGCTCGCCCTGATCCGGACGGGCCTGTTGCAGGAGTACGGCGTCCGTCACGTCGGCATCACGGGTTACCCGGAGGGGCACCCTCACATCGACGACTCGGCCTTGTGGGATGCCTTGGAACACAAGATCGCGGCAGCGACCGAGCAGTCGATGCAGGTGTCGGTGACCACCCAGTTCGGCTTCAACTCCGAGACGGTGATCCAGTGGATCGAACTCGTCCGGGGGCGAGGCATCACCGTGCCGATCCGCGTCGGCGTGCCCGGCCCGGCAAGCATTCAGCGTCTGTTGGGCTACGCCCGCCGGTTCGGGGTGAAGTCGTCGGCGGGAATCGTCGGCAAGTACGGCATCTCGCTGACCCGTCTCGTCGGTTCGGCGGGCCCCGACCGATTCATCGACAGCCTCGCCGGACGGCTCACCCCCGACCACGGCCCGGTTCTCGTGCACTTCTACACCTTCGGCCACCCGGCCGCGACGGCTGCGTGGGTCTCGGCCAGGAAAGAGCGAATCCGATGA